The following proteins come from a genomic window of Mycolicibacterium rufum:
- a CDS encoding alpha/beta fold hydrolase: MTWRRIAALVALLLAMSGGARAAGDPGDARPGPVDIGGGRSLFLDCQGDGAPTVFIIPGMGSYAEAWNYVVAPDDPTWSSPYDVIEQAVLIPSEDATQPVVARTTRVCAYDRPDTRPDGDLRSTSVPQPHQMQQDVDDVVALIAAAGLTGPFVFVGHSYGGLILDLLARQHPNLVSGLVFAEPTSEFLPSIGSPAQNVAFYESGREGRAPGESVWFEDAFAAVASAPPLPQVPAIVLSADRFPPPDQLTPENYTQAQIHQANDMLAAALGTAADVVPGSGHNVMLYQPAAVADAILRVVGEVRSGR; this comes from the coding sequence GTGACGTGGCGTCGGATCGCCGCGCTGGTGGCGCTCTTGCTCGCGATGTCCGGAGGTGCCCGGGCCGCGGGGGATCCGGGCGACGCCCGGCCCGGTCCGGTCGACATCGGCGGCGGGCGCTCGCTGTTCCTCGACTGCCAGGGTGACGGCGCACCGACCGTGTTCATCATTCCCGGGATGGGCAGCTACGCCGAGGCCTGGAACTACGTCGTCGCACCAGATGATCCGACCTGGTCGTCGCCCTACGACGTGATCGAGCAGGCGGTGCTGATCCCGAGCGAGGACGCGACACAGCCGGTGGTGGCGAGGACGACGCGGGTGTGCGCCTACGACCGGCCCGACACCCGCCCTGACGGCGACCTGCGGTCCACCTCGGTGCCGCAACCTCACCAGATGCAGCAGGACGTCGACGACGTGGTCGCGTTGATCGCCGCGGCCGGCCTCACCGGACCGTTCGTGTTCGTCGGTCACTCCTACGGCGGGTTGATCCTCGACCTGCTGGCGCGCCAGCACCCGAACCTGGTGTCGGGCCTGGTGTTCGCGGAACCGACCTCGGAGTTCCTGCCCTCGATCGGAAGCCCGGCACAGAACGTGGCCTTCTACGAGAGCGGCCGAGAGGGGAGGGCGCCCGGTGAGAGCGTGTGGTTCGAGGACGCCTTCGCGGCCGTGGCGTCAGCACCCCCTCTTCCGCAGGTGCCGGCGATCGTCCTGAGCGCTGACAGATTCCCGCCGCCCGATCAGCTCACTCCGGAGAACTACACCCAGGCGCAGATCCACCAGGCCAATGACATGCTCGCGGCCGCGTTGGGCACGGCCGCGGACGTGGTGCCCGGCAGCGGACACAATGTGATGCTCTATCAACCGGCGGCGGTGGCCGACGCCATC